The Epinephelus lanceolatus isolate andai-2023 chromosome 13, ASM4190304v1, whole genome shotgun sequence genomic interval AGGCCCTTTTTGAAGCTGTCAGTTTAACTTTGATTGTTTAGGAAGCTGAAGCACTAGCTGATGCTGAAGTTGTGTCgatatattaaaaacacatttgtattGCAGCCTGCATGAAATGCTTTGTCATGTAAGATACCACATGTGAGCTGTGCTGATGTAAACAGAAGCACATTAGGTCCAAACATAGCTTTTAGGAAGTAAGATTAAAATTCATGTTTCTTAGTAAATGCCTGCTTTTATTAACCTGGAACCAGTGTCAATTTAAAGCAAGTCTCTGTTCCTAGCCAAGTTTGTGGTAACTTCGACTGCTTtctaatttcttttcttttgctttaCAGAACAGTAAGATGTTCAactacagcaacaacaacagtctTGGTGGACCCCAGCTGACGTCTGTCCCATGCCCCAGTGCCAACCTCTCCCCCTGCACCCCCGCTGGGTCCCTGCTGGACAGGAAGGCAGTGGGGGCCCCCTCTGCAGGAGGCCTGTTCCAACGCCGTCACTCAGTCAGCCTCCCCAGTGCAAAGTTCAGCCAGAACCAGTTTGTCAACAACCTTAAAAGGGATCCCCCGGTGTTGGTGGGTAGCGGCTGCAGCAACAACAAGGAGAACCATTTCCGTGAGCGCTCCTACTCTGAGCTGGGGGACAGGCTGTGGTCTAGCACTCAGGTGTGCATGGGCGGAAGTGGCCAAGTCAACTCGAGCCGCTATAAGACGGAGCTGTGCCGGCCCTTTGAGGAGAATGGAACCTGTAAGTATGGCGACAAGTGCCAGTTCGCCCACGGCATGCACGAGCTGCGCAGCCTGAGCCGTCACCCAAAGTACAAGACGGAGCTGTGCCGCACCTTCCATACCATCGGCTTCTGCCCATATGGCCCCCGGTGCCACTTCATCCACAATGCAGAGGAGCGCCGCggcccccctcccctctccgcCTTCAACAAGATGGAGCGCCCTCGGCTGCAGCACAGCTTCAGCTTTGCAGGCTTCCCTAGCTCCAGCGGCCAGCAGGACAGCCCCACCTCCGTCACACCCCCACCCATGTTCTCCAACGAAGACCTGACAGAGTGGCAGAGCAACCCATTTGCTTACTCCAGCCAGGAGCTTGCCAGCCTGTTTGGCCCCAGCTCAGGACCCCCACCCATGTCTGAGCATCAGGGTCTGACCCCACCTTCCCCAACTGCCCCCTGCCTTTTCCAACCTGCGTCAGAGAGCTCCCCCAGCCCCCCGGACTCTCTGTCTGACCAGGAGGGCTACCAGAGCAGCCTAGGCAGCCAGAGCGGGTCTGAGTCCCCGCTCCTGGATCCCTCCCGTCGCCTTCCTATTTTCAGCaggctctctgtctctgatgatTAAGGCGTCTGCATCCCTGAGCTGAGATGGGAGTAAaggaaagggagggagagaggaagatggagaccATTCACCTCCCTAACTCCCCTTTCCTCCTCTCAGCCCTGTTTACAGAAGAAGCAGGCAGCTCTGTGGATTGTTTTATCCAGCGAGTCACATCAGAAATCCAGATCAAGTCTCTTCCAATATTCTGAACAGTTGGTAAAGCAGAATCTTATTAGCTTAGCCCTGCACTGGTGCCATGGTGGAATGAATGTGAAAAGTAGCTCAGAGATCCCATTATAAAGTAGTTTAATATGGGCCGTAGGAGTGGAAGtggggtcagtgtgtgtgtgtgtgtgtgtgtgttcagtacaGGGTGTCTCTGTGCTGTACAATGTGTGTTGCAGTGTTGTGTATCTTTACAcagccattattattattattattattattattattattattattattattattattattattattattataataattcaGTGTTCAGCTCAGATCAGCACCGCAAAATCAACAAGAGGAAGTGGGAAAGATTCTAAAAGTGCCTTGCCTAGCTTACACTAGTCACAAATACTAGTCATGCGAAGCCAACAGTAATCATGCCCAGTTTCCTTTTCCTTTGGCTTGTCACATTGACAGATTGCTTTCCTTCAGTCAGCCTGGAGTGCTGGTGCTATGTGCCTTGTAATATAGAGCTGGTGGTCAGTTATCATTCTGTTTGCTTACCAGAGactcactttttaaaaacagccaGCATTGGGATGAATCTTTTAATGGGATTCAAAATGATTTCTGGAGTTGGAGGTTGAGTTAAAGGGTCATTTCACACAAATTACCAGAAAATGGATTCTCTCATTTATCATTAGTGGCATACCTGTACAGACCAAatcaccatgtttgtttacaataacttcTGGGTAGCAAACCCCTGTGTCAAGTACGTAAAAGCAAACAGCGCTGAGCAAACGGTAACTCgggttagtttttagccacctaaagaGAGCCTGCCAAAAGATGTTGTCAGTTTCAGTGCACGCTGTATTTAGAaaattttcacagctttaccttgccatcagactCCATAGACAAAAACATGTCGttttactttgcagaacacAAGAGTTGCTGGTCTAATGCTACCTTGACTGCTTAGTGTGTAGTAAAGAGTTGAAACAATTTTAAGTAAAGTGCACACTTAAACTAAtactcatcttttttttttttaggtggctaagaCACAATTTTCTCcagcccccatccacagcagtacattgctcagcctagcaaagcaaaaaaaaaagtcagatagTTCGGACCACCGTGTTTAACTATGTATGTTTAAACGTTACAGTTATGGCCAAAATTGacaatagaaataaacaagtttccagTTTTCACATATGTCAGCAATTCAGATTGATAGTTGTCGTTGTTGTTAGTGTGAAGTCATAGTGATTTGGTCTCTGGCTGTGCAGGTAGTGTTGATTATTTGTTTGGAGATTTCTGTCTCCATCCTAGTACATTGGAGATGTGTGAACTGTGCTCACAGTATTAAAGAGTTCCATTTACATTAATTTAAAGAGCAACATCTTTCCCAGCGCGGTCTCCGTGTTATTCTATTGTCCACAAAAGTCACTGGAGACAGTTTTCACCCAGACTGTTCCTTTTGTGCGAAGTCATTCCAATAACAGCTATTCCCACTGAGCTCTCTGGAGTAACAGAGTAATGATTTGATCACACCCACGTGAAGTGGATTTTCGCCTCGCGTTGCTCACCCCAGTGTGGACGCTGGAAtgttttttggtgtattttGCAACAATATTTACTATTAATCGCTGCGCTAACAGTTGTGCTAACTAACTGGGGAAGGCAGCTAAATGCTAGGTAGTTTCTTAGTTAAGTACAACCGATAGCTGGAATCAAGTGATGTTAGCACGGTAAACAAGGAGGCTCAGGGCCCTGAACCAGCATGAACCAAGATGATAACACTCTTAATTGTTTTTCATATTGTCATGGCAGCAAATTACTGCTTTACTTCTTCTGTTTACTTTGCACAGTAGCAAACCGCCTTAAATCACTAGAAGTGTTATTCTGAGAGTCAGCTCAACAAAATAGCTTACACTAgtcacaaatacatattttcaaatCTTAGCATATAACATTACATCTTTGCTCACTAATCTCTGAGCCCTGTCCCTTTTTGTTCTGTGTCTGTACAGTATAAACGTTCAGTGGCAGAGCTCCTGTGCTTGCAGACGGCAACAATACATTTGTCCTCCATTTCTGATTCTCTGTAACGTCAGGTGAATCTCAACTAGACTTCAGTGCTAATAGGTTTTTACAACACAGCGTCCCACAGATTTCTCACTCAAGTCAAAAATTTCAACTCGTGTGAATAGTGCAAATTTTCCATGTTTGCAATCACTTTGTAATCTGGCTGTTGAAATTACTTGCTTCATgtttcagtgtgaacacaccttaacAGAGACTCTACACCGTAGGGGTTTAACTGTTAAAATAATTTCTTTGCCAACAATTTAATAAGGAGAgaagtatttgttttgttttttaagatttgggtgaactgacccttgaACAGACTGCCAGCAGACAGCATTTACAGCAGGTGGCAGGCTCCTCGTGTTAACTGGTCACGTTTGTCTTAAGAATTCAAACTCTGCTAAAATGTTTTGATCGTTTGATCATGTTGGTCAGCAGCTGAGCCTGTCCAGCCCCCCATATATCAGTTCTCTCAGTCAGCTGTCTGAAATCAAACGCGCTCCTGTTAATTCCACCAtgttcattattatcattatcattattattattattattattattatgttattattattattag includes:
- the LOC117270823 gene encoding mRNA decay activator protein ZFP36L1-like; amino-acid sequence: MTASIISPFFDYREASNKNSKMFNYSNNNSLGGPQLTSVPCPSANLSPCTPAGSLLDRKAVGAPSAGGLFQRRHSVSLPSAKFSQNQFVNNLKRDPPVLVGSGCSNNKENHFRERSYSELGDRLWSSTQVCMGGSGQVNSSRYKTELCRPFEENGTCKYGDKCQFAHGMHELRSLSRHPKYKTELCRTFHTIGFCPYGPRCHFIHNAEERRGPPPLSAFNKMERPRLQHSFSFAGFPSSSGQQDSPTSVTPPPMFSNEDLTEWQSNPFAYSSQELASLFGPSSGPPPMSEHQGLTPPSPTAPCLFQPASESSPSPPDSLSDQEGYQSSLGSQSGSESPLLDPSRRLPIFSRLSVSDD